From the genome of Mastacembelus armatus chromosome 21, fMasArm1.2, whole genome shotgun sequence:
CGCTGATAAGCCCGGACACACTCGCTGCATCCCAGCAGATCCCCCCCCATGGCCATATCCAGGGTGCAATTCAAATCGTCCGGACTCGTAAACCCGTAAAACAAATCCAAAAGTGAGTAGGAATTACAAAAAGAAAGGTACAAATCGCTCAGATTCACGTACGCCAACTGTGTCCCCTTTTCCCCTCCACCGGAGAGGCCCAGGCACACGGTCTGCGCGTCCGTGAAAGTAAAGCAGTCTTTGGACAGGCTGTCGGGGTGACAGGTGTCCATTCGCCACAGAGGTTTGGTAGAATTCCCTAGAAAAATAACATCTTGCTCTCTGGCGAGACGGTGGGGGTCAGGTGATGTTGGGATATGGTGTCGGTGAAGGAAATTCGGGTGCTTGCCCATGTCCGTAATTGCAAGCCCCTCGTCCGATCGCTTGTCTCGGGTTCGCGTCAGTTTCGCCTCGGCGCAGAACCACAAGTGATCAGAGAGCAGGACGGTGATGAACAGCAGAGAGGCCAGTGACAGTCGCCATCTCTGGGCCCGCTCCGACTCGGTAAATGGCTTCTCGTTCTCTCGGGGTGCAAACCAGTATTTTAAGCCTTCATCATGCTGCCGACGCATCCAAGCACCCCTGGTCATATTTTAGGAAAGTGCTGCCCTGGCCGACTCCACCGCGGGGGCTGCTCTGCCACAATACTCATTGACTTTGGGGGAGATGGATGGTTCTCCTCTGTAACGGTGGGGTGCCGTGCGTCCGCCGGTCCAGGGCGCTCCTCTATCGCGCCCGCAGCAGTCGGTGCTATTCCGATCCAATTAACGCGCCCGCACAGATTAAGCTTCGCGCTGCCGCATCCCGGTTCTCCATGGCTCTCCGGGAGGAAACGGCGTCCTCTTTGACCGCATGCCCTCCTCTCCCTATCGTCACTCCCCCGGGTTCGTTCTCTCGTCAGGGGTGCAGGGAGACCAGCTGTTGCAAGCCTCTCGTTGCTGATGCTGCGCGTCTGCCGCCGTTCGGTTTGCAGATACACTTAAAGGAGAGCAACGAGCCCTTTCGATGCACGCAGGCTGGTTTCTCTGCCCTGTACCTGGACGGAAAGCCTAGAATCCTTCCTCCCGTTGGCCACTGTCATCTTGGACCGCGGTTAAGTTTCCGTCATGTTCGTCTTGAAACACTTTTTTGGAGAGCTGGGTCTGTTTGCGTCATCTCCATCGTTGCGATAGCTCCATCGTTGCGCAGTGGCGGAGCAGTTTATTAcctatatgcacacacatacacaaacacacacaggggcgAACACACAGGGAATGAGAGAGAGCACAGACCCACATAAAGGGGGGTTAAGGGTGTTTTGGCTATCCTCTCTGCTCTTCATGAGTAATAGTCACCAAATATCGCCTtggcagagcacacacacacactctctctctctctctcttttggcGACATCTTGTTTTTGGTGCAGGAGATATGCGAGTCCATTCACAAGAGCAACAATGCAGTTAAGACATCACGCTCACTGTTTCCATACAGTCATTAAGATTCATTGGCTTGAATCATTTCATACGCGTAATGTGGGCTGTAGTACATACAGATCCTCAAATGCCATGTACTTCTTCTTCCCCAGAGAAGCATGGACTAAGATGTATAGGAAATTAAGGCTTTGACAACACTAGTGAAATCTAGTCAGGCTTGATCCCGTGAACAAGTggaaagctgcagctgaagctCAACAATATCATGTTTCCTGCAAGTGGGTACCATCTTatcagctgtgttgtgtttggtcAGTGggtttaaaacaaacagaggacTTACAGTATGGCCAGTATGCACTGTTCCTGTGTGACAGGGAAGGAGTCAGAGCTTGCTGGTAGTTGCTCTTAGGGTGCTGAAAGTAGATTATAGTATTTATCCCCTTTCTTAATCATTGTCAGAACGCATGGCTTGGAGTACTACCAGAGAGGCGAGTGTGTTGCTTAACGTTAATGGGCTCTATATTGGCCATAGGACAGGAGATGATTACCTGATTAATCTGTGCTTAAAGCTGGTTGGGAGGAAGCTTATTCTAAAATTTGTTGTTGAGGGGCAAAAGTGCTAATCTAACACCAATCCAATTATTTTTAGTGCAGCCAGTGTCCCACTGCCAAAATCATGATGAATCAATATTGAATATTGCATTTActgttatatatgttttatatatataaagtattttGGGTAAAAAGAACGAAGCGAAACGACAAACTTAGCAGAGATTTTAATTGGCATCAAATGCAAGCTCACATGTACTTCAGATTCcaacaaaaaatttaaatgcacacaaaatATATCATCCCTGAGCTGAATAACTAACTGACTAACTATCAGTCAAGATAATTCATGAATAACAGTCATTCAAGTCAAGGTTGAGCAGTAACCAGTAACAAAATATGTGATAAACAAAACTGAGCAAGTCATCATCAGCAGTTATTTTAATGATATGcagattaaaatattaaaggcAACATCAACTAACCTAAATATTTGAAGTGGAAtctgaaaataatcaaaatgcTTAAGATGTCACACATAatagcaatttaaaaaatacaatcaaacaaatcaaatcaaaatgtcctcacaatcACATTGGGTGACTGTCACCAAAATCAGCAATGACATCATCATAGGACGTATGCATTTATGTTACCAGACTAAAAGCAATTATCAGATGTTAGAAATAACCAATTTAAGGGGTAAATGTGAGCGTTTgaagggcagcacagtggatgagtgcGCCACGTGTCTCAAAGAACATCTTGCAGGCTTGTGGCGTAGAGTGGTTCAAGATGAGGTTGAGAGGGTGGAGGTCAGGGTACTGTGCAAGGTCAGGGTAAGTTCAGATCATGCCATAACATGATGTTATTTCATACGCCTGATGTTTTTCAACTCCTGTGCTATATTCACCTCTCATCATAATGATAGCTGAAAGTTCCCTATGTGTATCCAGGATTTTCGTAGGAAGAttaactgaaactgaaacagcaaatGGTGAATTGGCAAACATCTGTGGTGTCGTTGCTAAGGGTGCTTGAATGCTTATCATTCATCACTCACTGCTCGCACATGTTATGTCACTGCAGGATGCTGTGATCATGCCTCACAGGGATAGATGTCCTACTTCAGCTGACATTGTCTAATCTGCCTTTAACTGTAGTTGCTGAATTTCAAAGTGTGTCTCTGATCCTAACTGTGGTGTATGTAACTCCTTCCCCCTGCTCTGTTGTTACATGTATGGAAACAGGGATTTAGCCAGCAGTCTCATGGTACAGTTTCAGATCTGAGACTTGACTGGTTCACGCTGAACGCCTGACTTAGTTCAGCACCTCCGAGGTGGCCAATCAACAACAtatggagtgtgtgtttgacccAGCAGGGAGTTGTCAGTTTGACACCACCCCCACTAGTTTTctacctgtgtttgtgtgtgtgcgtgtgtgagaaagagagtgtgAAAGAAACAGAAGTAGTGTAAGGGCAAGAGTGAGACAGTAGAAACTCGGGGAGATGATGGGGGGAGAGAGAGTATGTCTGTGAGATGAATGCAGATTGCTGGCCCTTAAATCTGGAGCCATCACACAGTAAGAGTAAGGGCTGGCAGACATGAGTCATCCACTATCCATGCTGGggaacgtgtgtgtgtctgtgtgtggcctCTCTGAAACAACTGTACATATTGATAGCTCTTGCTAAAGCCAAAGTAATTTGCACAGTTGAGGACCTTGCCTCTTCAATTTGAGGGTAACAAATGCAGATAATAAAGATGTCATTCTGTCTGGCTTGTCAAAGGCATTACATCCATTCAGATTAAGCTCAACAATCTATTTATATATctccatttaaaataaacaaatcaacatAACCAACTGGAAGGTTTAGATTTACTGATCTCTTTCATACTTTTTTAAGTCATTCAGATTCAGATGAAGTTCAAGCTATAAAAAGTAAGCACATCATTATGTCATACGATCTTAAACTGATGCTGACAATGTTGGATCTTTAAAAACGCAGCATtttgtcaaaacattttcacacctTGATGTTTACTTTCCCGTTATTGCAATGTGTTTTCGCAGCGTTCTTAATTGAAGGAGACAGGGAGTAGGAGAAAGGTGACTGCTGGACTTGCCCTGCTGATAAtcaaaagaggaggaggaaaatggGGCAAGAGAAAAGTGACAGGTCACTTCATCCAACCGTCCAGATGGCCATTCGCCATGTGTCAAATCCACACCAGTTACACCTCCTACTCACTGTGTCACCATAGAAATAGGCCCCTTTAAAGTGATTCTGTCACTATAAgtctttccatttttttctgctccttACAGCTGGCTTTGAGATGCATGatcttcattttctcctcaactatattcacatttttactttttccttccttcaccattgtcatattttttcatattttctactGTCACAATCTGTCTCCATTCTGCTCCCACATCGTCTCCACTCACCTGTTTCCATACAATTGTCCTTATATGATTCTTACTTAAGCTCACCATCACCCtatcctcctctttctctcagtcTCACTCACCTCATGTGTTTTTATCTGCCGggcatcaaaaagaaaaaagacaagctCAGTCTCCCTGATTGGTCAGGCTGCACCCTACACCCTCAACCCAGGCTCACCGTCTTAAATGAATAGTATAAATTGACAAGAGAAGTGTGAATTAAGGTTAATACACGATCTTGTTTAGTGCTACTCTAGTTTATTGTCAAGAACAAGAATAGTGTTTTACTCTTGCAAAGATATGTTTATGTTctaatgtgtgtgcatacagttCACAGGTTTCACAACCACATTAACTTGAGGGCAGCTAACTAGCTTGGGGATTAGAGTGACGATAGAGATCCCATCATGCAGTCCAACCTCCCACCTTACACATTAGCCTCACGGTTTTATTCTCGTGATCGATTGGCTCCCCCTACTTCCATTCCAGTAATTCCTTGGTGGCTTATTAACATAGGTCATTTTCCCAAGGACACAGCCCGTTCCCATACAGTATCAATGACCCTGGATTCCAGGTCTATATTCTCATCAAGCAATCTGGATCTCTGCATTCACCTAGCCTCCAGCTAGGAATTGAGCTTGCCTGTGCATTGGCAAATTACAATGGTTGACAGTTTTatgcataaaatgttttatagaaTGATAGATAAATAGTGAAGTTAtaagtatttgtttttagtttaagAAAGAAGGCATGAAAGTCCAAAAAGCCTCATATACACTGAAAAGAAGTGCATCTGAGATATTCCCTGATTGTCAAGGAAGTCTCTGAGTATTTATCATATTGCTAACTGCTACACCCCCACCCTCCGCCCTCAAGGATCAATTAATTCAACCAATTTAATTGAAGC
Proteins encoded in this window:
- the nalf1b gene encoding transmembrane protein FAM155A, which encodes MTRGAWMRRQHDEGLKYWFAPRENEKPFTESERAQRWRLSLASLLFITVLLSDHLWFCAEAKLTRTRDKRSDEGLAITDMGKHPNFLHRHHIPTSPDPHRLAREQDVIFLGNSTKPLWRMDTCHPDSLSKDCFTFTDAQTVCLGLSGGGEKGTQLAYVNLSDLYLSFCNSYSLLDLFYGFTSPDDLNCTLDMAMGGDLLGCSECVRAYQRLDQQAEENYQEFELLVQKYETDVYSVRTCMEECKTVYKPWLCSQYFQTTQMHCSKRIPCGQYCLEVQQRCPFVLPDNDDLIHGGSPSFICTGLLEDYPGVDPDAECCDVRWNLKVHKRSRGTLKRTHPPCQHRTSLSSSAACRLCNSRLKLCLLVLVLLHTVASLSASHNATGLGLPAITPLEESPANEE